DNA sequence from the Candidatus Nanopelagicales bacterium genome:
GATCGTCGTCATGCCCTCGGGGAGCGACGAGGCGTGCAGGAAGACGTCCTCACCCTCGTCGGACGCGACGAACCCGAACCCCTTGTCGGAGTCGAACCACTTCACCTTGCCGGTCGGCACCGTCGCACCCCTGTCCTCGTCGTACGGATGCCGCTCGTAGACCGGCGGCACCAGGCCCACGAACGGCCGCCACCGGTACGAAGCGGCGTCCCAGGCTAACGGCGCGCCCCGCGGGAGCCCAAAGCGGTTCCCGTGGGACCCCCGCGACGCCGACCGGCATACCCTGGCGGGCGTGACCGGCTCCCCCGCCCGCCCCGGCGACCGCACGCTGCGCGTCGGGATCGTCCTCACCGTGGTCGGGCTGGTGTTCACGCTGGTCGCGATGGTCCCGCTGGTGGTGCCGTCGGTACGGCTGCCCGGCGCGTTCTGGTTCCTCGCCATGCTCACCGGCGTCGGCCTGCTGGTGGTCCTGGCCGGGCTGCTGCGCGCCGCCCGGGCCCGCGGCCGCGCGGTGACCGCCGCGGTCGAGACCGTCGCCGCCCCGGAGATTCCTCAGCGGTAGCGGTCGGGCTCGTCGAGGAGCTCGTTCATCGCCCCGGACCGGAAGCCCCGGGGGTCCACCTCCACCGCACCGAACCCGGCGGAGCGCACCGCCTCGGCGACGGCCGGGCTGGCCGCTGCCGCCGCGACCGCCGACGGGGTGACCTCGACCCGCGCGGCCTCCCCCAGGTCACGCACCCGCACGTCCGGGCTGACGATCCCCTCGGCCGCCAGCGCCGCCCGGACGGCGCGCTCGGCGACGTCGACGCGCCGCAGCCGCGACGGCGTGACCTGCAGCCCGTAGGCGATCCGCGACGACAGGCAGGCCGCCTGCGGCTTGTCCCAGGTCGGCAGCCCCCAGACGCGTGAGGCCGTACGCACCTGGGCCTTGCTGAGCCCGGCGTCGGCCAGCGGGGTCGCGGCACCGCGCTCGGCGGCGGCCCGGATGCCCGGCCGGAAGCCCGCGACCACGTCGTCGGCGTTCGTCCCCGTCGCCACCGCCGCCAGCCCGAGCTCCCCGGCCAGCGGCGTCAGCACCTCCAGGAGCTCGGCCTTGCAGAAGTAGCAGCGGTCGCCGGCGTTGGCCCGGTAGCCCTCCCGGTCCAGCTCGTGCGTGACGGGGGTGACCAGCCGCACGCCCAGGCCGGCCGCGAACGCGCGCGCCCCGGCCAGCTCGCCGGCGGGCAGCGAGTCGCTGATCGCGGTAGCTGCGGCCACCCGGTCGGCCCCCAGCGCACGGACCGCCGCCGCCAGCAGCAGCGCGGAGTCGGCTCCGCCGCTGAACGCCACCAGCACCGACCCCAGGGCCCGCAGCCGACGCTCCAGGTCGGCCAACCGGTGGTCGAGCACCGCGCCGGACAGCCAGGCGGGGAAGCCGTCGAGGTCCGGCAGCACGACGTCTGCGCCCGCCTCGGCCAGCACGTCCGCAGAGGTGGGCCCGGTGGGGACAACGACCGCGAGAGCGCCGGCGACGGCCGCCGCGCGCACGTCACCGGCGTGGTCACCGACGTACGCGAACGCGCCCCGCTCCCGCAGCACGGCCCCCTTGGCCTCCGCGAACAGCTCGCCGACCACCTCGTCCGGCGCCAGGCCCGCAACCCGGCAGGCCTCCCACGCGTGCTCGGCCTTCTTCGCGGTGACCACGACCGTACGGCCGCCGAGGGCGCGCACCGCCGACAGCGCCTGCGCGGCACCGGGCAACGGGACCGTGGCGGGGATCCCGTACCGGGCGTAGTGCGCCCGGTACTCCGCCAGCAGCGACGCGTAGTCCAGGTCCGACAGCCACCGCGGGAACACCAGGTCCAGCGGCAGCCCGACCGTGGCCCGGACCTCCGCGTCGGACGCCTCGACACCGTGGGCGGCCAGCACGTGGCGGATCGCCGCCACGATGCCGTCGGCGGAGTCCACCAGCGTCATGTCGAGGTCGAACCCGACGACGAGCGGCACCGTCAGCGGCGCCGGGGCCGGTCCCTGCCGCGCGGTCGTCACGGGCGCGAGCGTACGTCCCGCCCGGACCCCGCCGCCGTCCCCTCCTCATCGCGACACCGGTCGCGGGCGCCGGGAGCCTCGGACGCAGGGCACGCGACCTGAGCACGCGGGGGCGCCTTCGCCATCCTCGCCGGCCTGCTCGACCGGCGCCCGGTCACCGGCTCACTGGACCCCACCGACTTGGGTCCGGACCCGGGACGCCGTAGCGTCGTGCGGATGGCCGGGCGCACCGACACCGACGCCGCCGGCGCCCCCGGGCGCGCGGCGGTCCGCAGCCTGGCCGACGACCTTCGCCGACGCGACGACGACGCGCTGCGGACGCTGCTGGAGCTGCGGCCGGACCTGCTGCACCCGGTCCCCGCGGACCTGGTGCAACTGGCGTTGCGAGCCACCACCGCGACCTCGGTCGTCGCCGCCCTGGACCGGCTGGACCGCTGGACCCTGCAGGTCGCGGAGGTGCTGGCGGTGCTGGACGAGC
Encoded proteins:
- the larE gene encoding ATP-dependent sacrificial sulfur transferase LarE; this encodes MTTARQGPAPAPLTVPLVVGFDLDMTLVDSADGIVAAIRHVLAAHGVEASDAEVRATVGLPLDLVFPRWLSDLDYASLLAEYRAHYARYGIPATVPLPGAAQALSAVRALGGRTVVVTAKKAEHAWEACRVAGLAPDEVVGELFAEAKGAVLRERGAFAYVGDHAGDVRAAAVAGALAVVVPTGPTSADVLAEAGADVVLPDLDGFPAWLSGAVLDHRLADLERRLRALGSVLVAFSGGADSALLLAAAVRALGADRVAAATAISDSLPAGELAGARAFAAGLGVRLVTPVTHELDREGYRANAGDRCYFCKAELLEVLTPLAGELGLAAVATGTNADDVVAGFRPGIRAAAERGAATPLADAGLSKAQVRTASRVWGLPTWDKPQAACLSSRIAYGLQVTPSRLRRVDVAERAVRAALAAEGIVSPDVRVRDLGEAARVEVTPSAVAAAAASPAVAEAVRSAGFGAVEVDPRGFRSGAMNELLDEPDRYR